A single genomic interval of Magnetococcus sp. PR-3 harbors:
- a CDS encoding SUMF1/EgtB/PvdO family nonheme iron enzyme — MHTIIRFMLLPMLMLLGLESHAALPFAHSTAPPQSAENQGPSKHKAPEAAKAVQRNLDPRALLTPPKREAVFSPDGNRLAETAQGSGIQVRTMGVEDEAVRLTGHRNGITAMVFSPGSQRLLTAGGDLLVKLWDLDTSQLIYSLAGHAAPVRDAAFSSDGRFILTASDDGTVRLWDTESGRMLGGHQRRTRLLTFTPDRRYALSVDMDDPRLMRRWEAVTGKTVGYFQGHNKAVTRMAYAPGGLRMATADAGGGIILWEAHNQNPISILEGHTAPVTELVFSQDGTMLLSADRLQSWILWDARTGQPLQSVQAPPGGIMAATLHGGPPAKPLFLGERGMLRIWDSLGGGGAYTLLNPPTHDPIMPNQGVEMGMPPGTAGPHVPGAWMRQNAGVPAQSMGGEAPMGNIGYGAPGAGMPGGPALNSPGMQTTPAMPAQEVQSGTAIPDPNGHRQRQTPMMGRGQQAPTAGPSIPGGALLPQPRQAPTHILPNQGSAPRGLIPAAPPAVGRPGAGLLQPNGQPTSNRRVALDTPRTMQGEMIPGPGRLYPSTAAGHTAPMVASAAPLAPRKPSARFSPKPLGQVLSAPPIPAASVATQTVNAPIPATKPIIQRVASAKPVMNRPTSTAKKVRKPQRAPVKTKPITQKNTKSTPKKAYTWVKPKKPAAKPLHLAATPNPETVPMHDSNSVVDADTGITFVKVPGGCFTMGGNDKHLTPPERPAHKVCVKPFWMSRFEVTQGQWQSMMKKNPSFFKLGPNYPVEQVSWDDTQRFIRKINRKVGRQVYQLPTEAQWEFACRSGGRDENYCGSDNLSAVGWHKGNGGLSTHAVGLRRPNGLGLFDMTGNVLEWTRDGFQANYYSKSPKQDPSGPKVAKHRTARGGSWRTPPPDEARATLRHDLSPKLKHASLGFRVIRATPPRPARTVVRRAGERRASAIKVKQLNIAQAQQPNMVNGIPRFVTPQAGSMDPPPIILPTK, encoded by the coding sequence ATGCATACCATTATCCGATTCATGCTTCTACCCATGCTCATGCTTTTGGGATTGGAGAGCCATGCGGCCCTACCCTTTGCCCATAGCACAGCACCGCCCCAATCAGCGGAAAATCAAGGGCCTAGCAAGCATAAGGCACCAGAGGCGGCCAAAGCCGTACAACGTAACCTGGATCCCCGTGCCCTGCTCACACCCCCTAAACGTGAAGCGGTTTTCTCACCGGACGGTAACCGTCTGGCGGAGACGGCGCAAGGGAGTGGTATTCAGGTACGCACCATGGGTGTTGAAGATGAAGCGGTGCGGTTAACCGGTCATCGCAATGGCATTACCGCCATGGTTTTTTCACCAGGGAGCCAACGCCTACTGACAGCGGGTGGTGATCTGCTGGTTAAACTGTGGGATCTGGATACCAGCCAACTCATCTACTCCTTGGCCGGACATGCAGCCCCCGTTCGGGATGCTGCCTTCTCATCCGACGGTCGTTTTATCCTGACCGCCAGTGATGATGGCACCGTGCGTCTGTGGGATACCGAAAGTGGACGTATGCTGGGGGGCCATCAGCGCCGTACCCGGTTACTTACGTTCACCCCGGATCGTCGCTATGCACTATCGGTGGATATGGATGATCCCCGTCTCATGCGCCGCTGGGAAGCGGTGACCGGTAAGACGGTTGGATATTTTCAAGGTCACAATAAAGCGGTAACCCGCATGGCCTATGCCCCCGGTGGGCTACGCATGGCCACTGCCGATGCCGGTGGGGGTATTATTTTGTGGGAAGCCCACAACCAAAACCCCATCAGTATTCTGGAGGGCCACACAGCGCCTGTGACCGAACTGGTGTTTAGCCAGGATGGTACGATGCTGCTCAGTGCCGACCGGTTACAGTCGTGGATTCTCTGGGATGCCCGTACCGGTCAACCACTACAGAGCGTACAAGCACCGCCCGGTGGTATTATGGCAGCCACCCTGCATGGTGGACCCCCCGCTAAACCACTCTTTTTGGGTGAACGCGGTATGTTGCGTATTTGGGATAGCTTAGGTGGTGGGGGTGCTTACACCCTGCTTAACCCCCCAACCCATGATCCCATAATGCCCAACCAAGGGGTTGAAATGGGTATGCCACCTGGTACAGCAGGACCCCATGTACCGGGTGCATGGATGCGCCAAAATGCAGGTGTACCTGCCCAGTCTATGGGTGGTGAAGCGCCCATGGGCAACATAGGCTATGGTGCCCCCGGTGCCGGTATGCCCGGTGGTCCAGCACTCAATAGCCCAGGTATGCAAACCACACCCGCTATGCCCGCTCAGGAGGTACAGTCTGGTACCGCTATTCCTGATCCAAATGGTCACCGACAGCGCCAAACCCCCATGATGGGTCGTGGCCAACAAGCCCCCACAGCCGGACCTTCTATTCCTGGTGGTGCCTTGTTACCCCAACCACGCCAAGCCCCAACCCATATCTTACCCAACCAAGGTAGTGCCCCCCGTGGCCTGATCCCTGCGGCACCCCCTGCGGTGGGTCGACCTGGTGCTGGTCTGCTACAGCCCAATGGCCAGCCCACGAGCAATCGCCGTGTGGCACTGGATACACCCCGTACCATGCAAGGGGAGATGATTCCCGGACCTGGACGCCTGTATCCATCCACCGCTGCGGGCCATACCGCACCGATGGTGGCTTCTGCAGCTCCGTTGGCACCCCGTAAACCCAGTGCCCGTTTTAGTCCAAAACCGTTGGGGCAAGTGCTCTCCGCACCGCCTATTCCAGCCGCTTCTGTCGCGACCCAAACGGTTAATGCGCCTATTCCAGCCACAAAGCCTATTATCCAGCGGGTTGCTTCAGCCAAACCGGTTATGAACCGGCCCACAAGTACGGCCAAAAAAGTACGTAAGCCCCAACGGGCACCTGTAAAAACCAAGCCCATTACCCAAAAGAACACCAAGAGCACCCCTAAAAAAGCGTACACATGGGTAAAGCCTAAAAAACCCGCCGCCAAACCCCTACACCTGGCTGCGACCCCTAATCCTGAAACCGTGCCCATGCACGATAGCAACAGCGTGGTGGATGCCGATACGGGGATTACCTTTGTTAAAGTACCCGGTGGCTGCTTTACCATGGGTGGTAATGACAAACATCTGACGCCGCCTGAGCGCCCAGCCCATAAGGTGTGTGTCAAACCCTTTTGGATGAGCCGTTTTGAGGTCACCCAAGGGCAGTGGCAGTCTATGATGAAAAAGAACCCATCCTTTTTCAAACTGGGCCCAAACTACCCTGTTGAACAGGTTTCTTGGGACGATACCCAACGCTTTATCCGTAAAATCAACCGTAAGGTTGGTCGTCAAGTCTATCAACTCCCCACCGAAGCACAGTGGGAGTTCGCTTGCCGCAGTGGTGGCCGGGATGAGAACTACTGTGGTAGTGATAACCTGAGTGCCGTGGGTTGGCATAAAGGTAATGGGGGACTCTCCACCCATGCGGTGGGGTTGCGCCGCCCCAATGGGTTGGGTCTGTTTGATATGACCGGTAATGTGTTGGAGTGGACGCGAGATGGCTTTCAAGCCAACTACTACAGCAAAAGCCCCAAGCAGGACCCCAGTGGTCCTAAGGTGGCCAAGCACCGCACCGCCCGTGGTGGTAGCTGGCGTACGCCCCCTCCAGATGAAGCCCGCGCCACGCTGCGCCACGATCTATCACCCAAGCTAAAACATGCCTCGTTGGGTTTCCGGGTTATCCGCGCTACACCGCCGCGCCCTGCCCGTACGGTGGTACGCCGTGCCGGGGAGCGTCGAGCTTCGGCCATTAAGGTCAAGCAGTTGAATATAGCCCAAGCTCAACAGCCGAATATGGTGAATGGTATTCCCCGCTTTGTCACGCCACAGGCTGGCAGCATGGACCCCCCACCCATTATTCTACCCACTAAGTAA
- a CDS encoding YqaA family protein, which translates to MSMGLSSLFLLAFLAATILPLSSEVMLSAMIVAERWPAWALWGAATAGNVLGALVNWYLGRWLMHWQDHRWFPVSAQALERAKHRYDRYGVWSLLLAWVPIIGDPLTLVAGLFRTPLYLFIPLVLLGKGGRYGVILFLML; encoded by the coding sequence ATGAGCATGGGGTTGAGCTCTCTTTTCCTATTGGCATTTCTGGCTGCAACCATTTTGCCGCTTTCTTCCGAAGTCATGCTCAGTGCTATGATCGTTGCTGAACGCTGGCCAGCTTGGGCACTGTGGGGGGCGGCCACTGCTGGCAATGTGCTAGGGGCATTGGTAAACTGGTACCTGGGTCGTTGGTTGATGCATTGGCAGGATCATCGTTGGTTTCCTGTATCCGCTCAGGCTCTGGAGCGGGCCAAACATCGCTATGACCGCTATGGTGTATGGAGCTTACTGTTGGCCTGGGTACCGATTATTGGGGATCCCCTAACCTTGGTAGCGGGTTTGTTTCGTACACCACTCTATCTATTTATTCCCCTGGTTCTGCTGGGTAAGGGCGGACGCTACGGGGTGATTTTGTTCTTGATGTTGTAA
- the arsC gene encoding arsenate reductase (glutaredoxin) (This arsenate reductase requires both glutathione and glutaredoxin to convert arsenate to arsenite, after which the efflux transporter formed by ArsA and ArsB can extrude the arsenite from the cell, providing resistance.) — MSVTIYHNPRCSKSRQTLQILQEKGIEPTVVEYLKTPLDKAGLQDLLTKLGKSPREILRKGEEAYKENNLKDTALSDDQLLDAMVNHPKLMERPVVVHGDKAALGRPPESVLDIL; from the coding sequence ATGTCGGTCACCATCTACCACAACCCCCGCTGTTCCAAGTCGCGTCAAACCTTGCAGATACTGCAGGAAAAAGGCATTGAACCTACGGTGGTGGAGTATCTAAAAACCCCGCTGGATAAAGCAGGGTTGCAAGACCTTTTAACAAAGTTGGGTAAATCTCCCCGTGAGATCCTGCGTAAAGGGGAAGAGGCCTATAAAGAGAATAACCTTAAAGATACCGCTTTAAGTGACGACCAGCTGTTGGATGCCATGGTAAACCACCCCAAATTAATGGAGCGCCCTGTGGTGGTTCATGGCGACAAAGCAGCTTTGGGTCGCCCGCCTGAGTCGGTGTTGGATATTCTCTAA